A region of Flavobacterium album DNA encodes the following proteins:
- a CDS encoding carboxypeptidase-like regulatory domain-containing protein encodes MRYFVVFLFSFFTLASFSQDRPKAETVSGTIITDITLQPIPGVNIININRVKGVTTDVKGNFTIEAAVNDTLHISYIGFQSIKVRVTNDWIKFKNVTKIPLTERAYTLEEVVIDKYHLTGYLQIDSKLAPVKENYRYSITGLPYGYEGGEHSPNAFRRVLSSMLNPADLLNNIFGKKPNEMRRLREMKKDDTVRNALATKFDRETLAALLGITKDDIADVLEHCNYSQEFIATANDLQIMDAISGCYEEYKVLHRN; translated from the coding sequence ATGAGATATTTTGTAGTTTTTTTATTTTCATTTTTTACCCTTGCCTCTTTTTCGCAGGACCGCCCAAAGGCCGAAACAGTGTCGGGTACCATTATAACCGACATTACCCTGCAGCCCATACCAGGAGTGAATATCATCAATATCAACAGGGTTAAAGGCGTAACGACCGATGTGAAAGGTAATTTTACCATTGAGGCGGCTGTAAATGATACGCTGCATATCTCCTATATCGGTTTCCAGTCCATTAAAGTCAGGGTAACCAATGACTGGATAAAATTCAAGAACGTTACCAAAATACCACTGACCGAGCGCGCTTATACGCTTGAGGAAGTTGTTATTGACAAATACCATCTCACAGGCTATCTCCAGATCGACTCTAAGCTGGCTCCTGTAAAAGAGAATTACCGTTACAGCATTACCGGACTCCCTTACGGATACGAAGGCGGCGAACACTCCCCTAATGCCTTCCGTAGGGTTTTGAGCAGTATGCTGAACCCCGCCGACCTGCTAAACAACATTTTCGGGAAGAAACCCAACGAAATGCGAAGGCTCCGGGAAATGAAAAAGGACGACACCGTGCGCAATGCCCTTGCCACGAAGTTTGACCGCGAAACACTGGCCGCACTGTTAGGCATTACTAAAGATGATATTGCCGATGTACTCGAGCATTGCAACTACTCCCAGGAATTCATCGCCACCGCCAATGACCTACAGATCATGGATGCCATTAGTGGGTGCTATGAGGAATATAAGGTACTGCATAGGAATTAG
- a CDS encoding DEAD/DEAH box helicase, with protein MNKFEQLGLNESLLKAINDLGFENPSEVQEKAIPLLLEKDTDIVALAQTGTGKTAAFGFPLIQKINPENRNTQALILSPTRELCLQITNEIKLYSKYIKGINTVAVYGGASITEQAREIKRGAQIIVATPGRMQDMINRGLVNISKIDFCILDEADEMLNMGFYDDIVNILSTSPDDKSTWLFSATMPQEVARIAKEFMRKPLEITVGHKNSGSSTVSHEFYLVNARDRYEALKRLADANPDIFSVVFCRTKRDTQAVAEKLIEDGYNAAALHGDLSQAQRDSVMKSFRNRQIQMLVATDVAARGIDVDSITHVVNYQLPDEIETYNHRSGRTGRAGKLGTSIVIITKSELRKISAIERIIKQKFEEKTIPSGMEICEIQLFHLANKIKDVEVDHEIDSYLPAIYEVMKDLTKEELIKKMVSVEFNRFISYYKKNRDLSAQKAGSDRRESFESNSGGSGSGATRYFVNIGSRDNFDWMSLKDFLRDTLGLGRDDVFKVDVKEGFSFFNTDAEHSQLVLDTLNSMHLEGRRINVEVSKNDGRDNGGRRDHNGRSGGGSFGRSGGGDRSTDRGARNERRGESFGGGRSGARNQSSSGRPPRRSDSLSPSRKPRRS; from the coding sequence ATGAATAAATTTGAACAATTAGGATTGAATGAATCGCTTCTGAAGGCGATAAACGATCTAGGATTTGAGAATCCGTCAGAAGTACAGGAGAAAGCGATTCCCCTCTTATTGGAAAAAGATACAGATATTGTAGCGCTTGCGCAAACGGGGACAGGGAAAACAGCGGCATTCGGTTTTCCGCTTATCCAAAAAATAAACCCTGAAAACAGGAACACACAGGCACTTATACTCTCACCTACACGTGAGCTTTGCCTCCAGATCACCAACGAAATCAAGCTTTACTCCAAGTACATTAAAGGCATCAATACCGTTGCCGTTTACGGTGGGGCGAGCATTACAGAACAGGCCAGGGAAATTAAGCGCGGCGCGCAGATCATCGTTGCTACTCCGGGAAGGATGCAGGACATGATCAACCGCGGGCTGGTAAACATCTCTAAAATCGATTTCTGTATCCTTGATGAGGCCGATGAGATGCTGAACATGGGCTTTTACGATGATATCGTAAACATCCTTTCTACATCGCCGGACGACAAGAGCACATGGCTTTTCTCGGCTACCATGCCGCAGGAAGTTGCCAGGATCGCAAAAGAATTCATGCGCAAGCCGCTTGAGATTACCGTAGGCCACAAGAACTCAGGTTCGTCTACCGTATCGCACGAGTTTTACCTTGTAAATGCACGCGACCGTTATGAGGCGCTTAAGCGTTTAGCTGATGCCAACCCCGACATTTTCTCGGTAGTTTTCTGCCGTACCAAAAGGGACACGCAGGCTGTCGCTGAAAAGCTTATCGAGGATGGATACAACGCAGCAGCGCTGCACGGCGACCTTTCCCAGGCGCAGCGCGACAGCGTAATGAAATCGTTCCGTAACAGGCAGATACAAATGCTTGTGGCTACCGACGTTGCCGCAAGGGGTATCGACGTTGACAGCATAACGCACGTGGTGAACTACCAGCTTCCTGACGAGATAGAGACTTACAACCACCGTAGCGGGCGTACAGGCCGTGCCGGAAAACTGGGTACCTCTATCGTAATCATCACTAAAAGTGAGCTACGCAAAATATCTGCTATTGAGCGCATTATCAAACAAAAGTTTGAGGAGAAAACAATACCTTCGGGAATGGAAATCTGTGAGATACAGCTTTTCCACCTTGCCAATAAAATTAAAGATGTAGAGGTTGACCACGAGATCGATTCCTACCTTCCTGCCATATATGAAGTGATGAAAGACCTTACCAAAGAGGAGCTTATCAAGAAAATGGTATCGGTAGAGTTCAACAGGTTCATCAGCTACTACAAAAAGAACAGGGACCTTTCTGCGCAAAAAGCAGGTTCGGACAGAAGGGAAAGTTTCGAGTCGAACAGCGGCGGAAGCGGAAGCGGCGCAACACGCTACTTCGTGAACATCGGGTCTAGGGATAACTTCGACTGGATGAGCCTTAAAGATTTCCTTCGCGATACGCTTGGGCTTGGCCGTGACGATGTGTTTAAAGTAGATGTAAAAGAAGGTTTCTCATTCTTTAATACGGATGCCGAACACTCGCAGCTTGTGCTTGACACACTGAACAGCATGCACCTTGAGGGCCGCAGGATCAATGTTGAAGTTTCCAAGAATGACGGACGCGATAACGGCGGACGCAGGGACCACAACGGAAGAAGCGGCGGTGGCAGCTTTGGACGCAGTGGCGGCGGCGACAGGAGTACCGACCGCGGCGCCAGGAATGAGCGCAGGGGCGAATCTTTTGGCGGTGGCAGGAGTGGCGCAAGGAACCAGAGTTCTTCGGGACGCCCGCCAAGAAGGAGCGATTCTCTATCCCCTTCAAGGAAGCCAAGAAGGAGCTAA
- a CDS encoding non-canonical purine NTP diphosphatase: MKLVFASNNKNKILEIKHQLPRDIELLSLEDIGCFEDIPETADTIEGNAILKADYVTQNYGYDCFADDTGLEVDVLNGAPGVYSARYAGEQKDANDNMHRLLLELGNNPNRNANFKTVIALNLNSQQHLFTGIVNGHITYEKAGEGGFGYDPIFIPEGLDKTFAQISLDEKAQMSHRGRAVAQLIAFLKG, encoded by the coding sequence ATGAAGCTGGTTTTCGCATCCAATAACAAGAACAAAATACTCGAGATAAAGCACCAGCTTCCGCGGGACATTGAGCTGCTCAGCCTGGAGGATATTGGCTGTTTTGAAGATATCCCCGAAACTGCCGATACAATTGAAGGGAATGCAATCCTGAAAGCCGACTATGTTACCCAAAACTACGGCTATGACTGCTTTGCCGACGATACCGGCCTTGAAGTCGATGTGCTGAACGGTGCACCCGGCGTATATTCGGCGCGGTATGCAGGCGAACAGAAGGATGCCAACGATAATATGCACCGGCTGTTATTGGAACTTGGCAACAATCCTAACCGTAATGCCAATTTTAAAACCGTTATTGCGCTGAACCTAAACAGCCAGCAGCATTTATTCACCGGAATAGTGAACGGCCACATCACTTATGAAAAGGCAGGTGAAGGCGGCTTTGGCTACGACCCTATTTTCATCCCCGAAGGGCTCGACAAAACTTTTGCACAAATATCGCTGGACGAAAAAGCACAGATGAGCCATCGCGGACGGGCCGTGGCGCAGTTGATTGCGTTTTTGAAAGGCTAA
- a CDS encoding DUF2752 domain-containing protein has translation MTRNRLYLLTGFIIAGGYGWLAYAWKHAQHSSFTPCLFKNATGVACPSCGTTRSVMAVAKGHITEAILINPIGLFMALLMIALPLWLVYDVITKKDTLYKGYLKFENIVRIKWVAILLAILIILNWAWNIQKGL, from the coding sequence ATGACAAGAAACAGGTTATACCTGCTGACCGGTTTTATAATTGCAGGCGGATACGGCTGGCTGGCCTATGCATGGAAACATGCGCAGCACAGCAGCTTTACGCCCTGCCTGTTTAAAAACGCAACAGGTGTAGCCTGCCCTTCTTGTGGCACTACCCGATCTGTAATGGCAGTTGCCAAAGGACACATTACTGAAGCCATCCTAATAAACCCGATAGGCTTGTTCATGGCTTTATTAATGATAGCGCTCCCCTTGTGGCTGGTTTATGACGTCATTACAAAAAAAGATACTTTATACAAAGGTTACCTGAAATTTGAAAATATTGTTAGGATAAAATGGGTCGCCATACTTCTGGCTATCCTTATAATTTTAAACTGGGCATGGAATATACAGAAGGGACTATAA
- a CDS encoding TM2 domain-containing protein produces the protein MDAQKVDMFLMTNGKFFQSQHLNYIRERLLAADDSKWAMIQSIEYKDPTTIIIVSLLAGGFGIDRFLIGDTGLGVGKLLTCGGMGIWSIVDWFLIMDATRQKNMEKLQPFL, from the coding sequence ATGGACGCACAAAAGGTAGACATGTTCCTAATGACGAACGGCAAATTTTTTCAGAGCCAACACCTTAACTACATCCGCGAAAGGCTTCTTGCGGCTGACGATTCAAAATGGGCAATGATACAATCTATTGAGTATAAAGACCCTACAACAATCATCATCGTTTCGCTTCTTGCAGGAGGTTTTGGTATCGACCGTTTCCTTATCGGAGATACAGGCCTTGGAGTAGGTAAATTGCTAACATGCGGCGGTATGGGTATATGGTCTATCGTAGACTGGTTCCTTATCATGGATGCCACCCGCCAGAAAAACATGGAGAAGCTACAGCCATTCCTATAG
- a CDS encoding aminotransferase class I/II-fold pyridoxal phosphate-dependent enzyme yields MVKDLFERIQKNKGPLGKWASQAEGYYVFPKLEGPLSSRMMFHGKEVLNWSINDYLGLANHPEVRKVDAEAAAEYGSAYPMGARMMSGHTTFHEQLERELASFVQKESAYLLNFGYQGMVSTIDALVSKNDVIVYDVDSHACIIDGVRLHMGKRFTYKHNDVESLEKNLERATNMAETTGGGILVITEGVFGMRGQQGKLKEIVALKEKYNFRLLVDDAHGFGTLGNTGAGAGEEQGCQDGIDVYFSTFAKSMASIGAFVAADKDVIDFLKYNLRSQMFAKSLPMLLVKGALKRLDMLRTMPELKAKLWENVDALQNGLKERGFNIGDTNTCVTPVYLEGSIPEAMVMVNDLRENYSIFLSIVVYPVIPKGIILLRMIPTATHTMEDINQTLAAYEAIREKLENGTYKQIAAATTVDVDAE; encoded by the coding sequence ATGGTAAAAGATCTTTTTGAAAGGATACAAAAAAATAAAGGCCCTTTAGGGAAGTGGGCTTCACAGGCTGAAGGCTATTATGTTTTCCCTAAGCTGGAAGGCCCGTTGTCAAGCAGGATGATGTTCCATGGTAAGGAAGTCCTAAACTGGAGCATCAATGATTACCTTGGCCTTGCCAACCACCCGGAAGTTAGAAAAGTGGACGCAGAGGCTGCAGCTGAATATGGTTCGGCCTACCCGATGGGGGCGAGGATGATGAGCGGGCACACTACGTTCCACGAGCAGCTGGAACGGGAACTGGCATCCTTTGTACAAAAAGAATCGGCTTATCTTTTGAATTTCGGTTACCAGGGCATGGTATCTACCATTGATGCCCTTGTTTCTAAGAACGATGTTATTGTTTATGACGTTGACTCACACGCGTGTATTATAGATGGTGTGCGCCTACACATGGGCAAGCGCTTTACCTACAAGCATAATGATGTGGAAAGCCTCGAAAAAAACCTGGAGCGCGCTACCAATATGGCCGAGACCACAGGCGGCGGTATCCTTGTTATAACCGAAGGTGTTTTCGGTATGCGCGGACAGCAGGGTAAACTAAAAGAAATCGTTGCACTTAAAGAAAAATATAACTTCAGGCTGTTAGTAGATGACGCGCACGGTTTTGGCACATTAGGTAATACAGGTGCCGGGGCGGGCGAGGAGCAGGGCTGCCAAGACGGTATCGATGTATATTTTTCTACATTCGCAAAATCCATGGCAAGTATAGGCGCTTTTGTGGCTGCCGATAAAGATGTGATCGACTTCCTGAAATACAACCTTCGTTCACAGATGTTCGCCAAGTCATTACCGATGTTGCTCGTAAAAGGTGCACTGAAACGCCTTGATATGCTGCGCACTATGCCGGAACTGAAAGCAAAACTTTGGGAAAATGTAGATGCATTGCAGAATGGCCTTAAGGAAAGAGGCTTCAACATAGGAGATACCAATACCTGCGTTACGCCTGTGTACCTTGAAGGAAGCATACCGGAAGCCATGGTGATGGTAAACGATCTCAGGGAGAATTACAGCATATTCCTTTCTATAGTGGTGTACCCTGTTATCCCGAAAGGTATTATACTTTTAAGGATGATCCCTACCGCAACACATACTATGGAAGATATCAACCAGACACTGGCTGCTTATGAAGCCATCCGCGAAAAGCTCGAGAACGGTACTTACAAACAGATAGCTGCCGCGACTACAGTGGATGTAGATGCTGAATAA
- a CDS encoding GTP cyclohydrolase: MITIKEAKTKKELKDFVTFSFGLYKDNPYWIPPLISEELESFDKEKNPAFQHADAHFYLAYRDNKIVGKIAAIINWEEVNNQQKKKVRFGWFDVIDDIEVTKALLEKVYEYGRENHMEYAEGPLGFSNLDKVGVLTEGFDQMGTMITWYNYPYYKEHLEKLGFVMEKEYRESIFSFNNVDPAPFLKASELIKKRYGLKAINFRSTKEVMPYVDKMFDLFNETYEKLSSFVAVTDVQKEYFKKKYVGLINPDYIKFIEDANGKLVAFTIVMPSFSEAMKKANGKLFPFGFIHLLKAKKNSKDVVFYLIGILPEYQNKGVTAIIFDEYYKVFKKNNIRNCIRTPELEDNYAMHNLWKNFDPVVNKRRRTYRKDL; encoded by the coding sequence ATGATAACCATTAAAGAAGCTAAGACAAAAAAGGAGCTCAAAGACTTTGTTACATTTTCTTTTGGCCTGTACAAAGACAACCCGTACTGGATACCGCCATTGATAAGCGAGGAACTCGAGAGTTTTGATAAAGAAAAGAACCCGGCTTTCCAACATGCCGATGCCCATTTCTACCTTGCCTACCGCGACAATAAGATTGTTGGAAAGATAGCGGCCATCATCAACTGGGAAGAAGTGAACAACCAGCAAAAAAAGAAGGTACGCTTCGGCTGGTTCGATGTTATTGATGATATTGAAGTAACTAAAGCCCTCCTGGAAAAAGTATATGAATATGGAAGGGAGAACCACATGGAGTATGCCGAAGGCCCGCTCGGGTTTTCCAATCTAGATAAGGTAGGCGTGCTTACCGAAGGCTTTGACCAGATGGGCACCATGATTACCTGGTACAATTACCCTTATTATAAAGAGCATCTTGAAAAGCTTGGCTTCGTGATGGAAAAAGAATACCGCGAGAGCATCTTTTCATTTAACAACGTAGACCCGGCTCCGTTCCTGAAAGCCAGCGAGCTGATCAAAAAGCGCTATGGCCTTAAGGCTATAAATTTCAGGTCGACCAAAGAGGTTATGCCCTATGTAGATAAAATGTTCGACCTTTTTAACGAAACCTATGAAAAGCTTTCATCATTTGTAGCAGTGACCGATGTACAGAAGGAATATTTCAAAAAGAAATATGTCGGCCTTATTAATCCTGACTATATAAAATTCATTGAAGATGCCAACGGCAAGTTAGTAGCATTTACAATTGTAATGCCTTCCTTCTCTGAAGCCATGAAAAAAGCCAACGGGAAACTTTTCCCTTTCGGTTTCATCCACTTGCTTAAGGCAAAAAAGAACAGCAAGGACGTGGTTTTCTACCTGATAGGCATCCTGCCGGAATACCAGAATAAAGGTGTTACGGCCATTATATTCGACGAGTATTATAAAGTCTTTAAAAAGAACAATATCCGCAACTGTATCCGCACCCCGGAGCTGGAGGATAATTATGCCATGCACAACCTCTGGAAGAACTTTGATCCTGTTGTAAATAAGAGAAGGAGGACCTATCGTAAAGATTTATAA
- a CDS encoding transporter has translation MTTTRKLFSLVLALSSAIASAQYTDEINTNRPGQSMSAFAVGQSVMQFETGIYGITEKHDVLNYKARGAGLDFTLRYGAFMEELELIVNTQYQFDQYTNALETYTRNNFRQMVIGGKYMFYDPDKNYAPKQNLYSWKANRKFRWRSLIPALAGYVGVNIMGKNNPYTFPNDGISPKAMLITHNHFGKWVWVNNFIADKVTTDYPSYGFITTLTRGFNATWSGFAEFQGYKSDYYADGIVRVGAAHLLNESMQLDASVSTNFKNTPSILYGGIGFSWRFDADYKDVLMPGKGDREDELKKEKEKKKAEKEKRKKDKNKRIDEVAPVEGN, from the coding sequence ATGACTACTACAAGAAAATTATTTTCCCTCGTTTTAGCACTGAGTTCTGCGATTGCATCAGCACAATATACCGATGAGATCAACACCAACAGGCCCGGCCAGTCGATGTCAGCCTTTGCTGTGGGGCAGAGTGTCATGCAGTTCGAAACCGGGATTTACGGCATCACGGAAAAGCATGATGTACTTAATTATAAGGCTCGTGGCGCGGGGCTCGACTTTACCTTACGTTATGGCGCTTTTATGGAAGAGCTGGAACTGATCGTCAATACACAATACCAGTTCGACCAGTATACCAATGCGTTAGAGACCTATACCCGCAATAACTTCAGGCAAATGGTGATTGGCGGGAAATATATGTTCTATGACCCTGATAAAAATTATGCCCCGAAACAGAATCTTTACAGCTGGAAGGCCAACCGCAAATTCCGCTGGCGCAGCCTGATACCGGCGCTCGCAGGCTATGTAGGCGTGAATATAATGGGCAAGAACAATCCGTACACATTTCCCAACGACGGAATAAGCCCTAAAGCAATGCTTATAACGCACAATCATTTCGGCAAATGGGTGTGGGTAAACAACTTTATAGCTGACAAAGTTACCACCGACTATCCTAGCTATGGCTTTATTACGACACTGACAAGAGGTTTTAATGCCACATGGTCAGGTTTTGCAGAATTCCAGGGGTACAAAAGCGATTATTATGCCGATGGGATCGTACGGGTTGGGGCGGCGCACCTGTTGAACGAAAGTATGCAGCTTGATGCGTCTGTCAGCACGAACTTTAAGAACACGCCTTCGATATTGTATGGCGGCATTGGCTTTTCCTGGCGATTTGATGCGGACTATAAAGATGTGCTCATGCCTGGCAAAGGCGACCGCGAAGATGAGCTGAAAAAAGAAAAAGAGAAGAAAAAAGCGGAGAAGGAAAAACGCAAAAAGGACAAGAATAAAAGAATCGATGAAGTTGCCCCTGTAGAAGGAAATTAA
- a CDS encoding DUF4834 domain-containing protein, whose product MVTASFTGFLKTIIILILVYYTLKYLLKLFAPVIIQQVVKKAEQSFYEQQQNVQQPRQQEFTNTSARPREKKKVGEYIDFEELE is encoded by the coding sequence ATGGTTACGGCATCTTTTACAGGATTTTTGAAAACAATCATTATATTGATATTGGTATACTACACGCTTAAGTATCTGCTGAAGCTATTTGCACCGGTGATTATCCAGCAGGTAGTAAAAAAAGCAGAACAGTCGTTTTACGAGCAGCAGCAAAATGTACAACAGCCCCGGCAGCAGGAGTTTACCAATACCTCAGCAAGGCCAAGGGAAAAGAAAAAAGTTGGCGAATACATAGACTTTGAAGAACTTGAATGA
- a CDS encoding YfhO family protein yields the protein MKNINKLYPHFLAIIGFVFVSLIYFYPVLQGKKIYQSDIAQYTGMAKEQNDFRKETGQEPYWTNSAFGGMPTYQMGANYPHNYIKQLDAAIRFLPRPADYMFLYFASFYVLLCTLKIDPLKAFFGALAFGLSTYLVIILGVGHNAKAHAIAYMPLVVAGVLMVFRQRYIAGGLLTMVAAALEINANHFQMTYYLLLLLLVIYMYYPVHAIKIKEYRHIAISAGVFAIAGLLAIGVNATNLMATSEYADASIRGKSELTLNPDGTKNTTESSMDHDYITEYSYGIAESFDLIAPRLFGGGNGENVGKDSHMYNFVLEQGASPAEADQFAANVPTYWGDQPIVEAPAYIGAIIFFLAVLALFNDKRKIKYAFLAGTLLSLFLSWGKNFPALTDFFINYVPLYDKFRAVSSIQVILELCMPLLAFMGLQSFFKSDKEQQWKSLWMSGAVVLGILVLLFVFKGSFSFVGLNDMKYKEMYGEMGQAFVDALQQQRKDMYSSDLIRSFILILLAAATLWAFIKNKLSGTVTIIVVGLLVVGDLFFIDRNYVNNENFVSASKVDRPFEATPADEFILQDTTYYRVYDFQGRLQGRTSNFHNAVGGYSAVRPRRFEQLFNYIVEPGIANLMGSIDQKTMSITKPVPVLDMLNVKYILLQSQEGEDIPVTNTFANGPAWFVSSVKPVDTADKEIQSLKEIDSKKVAVINTVQFKDAVKKTTYQADSTATIKLVTHKPNYLKYTSNNANEGLAVFSETYYADGWNAYIDGKAAPHFRADYVLRAMNVPAGKHTIEFKFEPQVVKTGSRIALFSFIGMLLLLVAGIYFETKKAKSQSQSQFK from the coding sequence ATGAAGAATATCAATAAGCTCTACCCGCATTTCCTGGCAATTATAGGATTTGTATTTGTTTCCCTTATCTACTTTTATCCTGTGCTGCAGGGCAAAAAAATCTACCAGTCGGATATTGCGCAGTACACCGGGATGGCCAAGGAACAGAACGATTTCCGTAAGGAAACAGGGCAGGAGCCTTATTGGACAAACTCGGCTTTTGGCGGTATGCCCACCTACCAGATGGGTGCCAACTATCCGCATAATTATATCAAACAGCTGGATGCGGCAATACGCTTCCTTCCACGTCCGGCAGATTATATGTTCTTGTATTTCGCAAGCTTCTATGTGCTGCTGTGCACGCTGAAAATAGATCCGCTCAAGGCATTTTTCGGGGCATTGGCATTCGGGCTTTCCACCTATCTGGTCATAATATTGGGTGTAGGGCACAATGCCAAGGCGCACGCCATTGCCTATATGCCGTTGGTTGTAGCGGGAGTGCTTATGGTATTCAGGCAACGATATATAGCGGGGGGATTACTGACGATGGTTGCTGCCGCCCTGGAGATCAATGCCAACCACTTCCAGATGACCTATTACCTGTTATTGTTGCTACTCGTAATTTATATGTACTACCCCGTGCATGCAATCAAAATAAAAGAATACAGGCACATAGCAATTTCTGCCGGTGTGTTTGCCATAGCTGGCCTCCTGGCAATTGGCGTAAATGCTACCAACCTGATGGCAACTTCTGAATATGCCGATGCGAGTATCAGGGGTAAAAGCGAACTGACCCTGAACCCTGACGGCACTAAAAATACCACGGAGTCGTCTATGGACCACGACTATATTACAGAATACAGCTATGGCATTGCGGAGAGCTTCGACCTAATAGCCCCGCGGCTTTTTGGCGGTGGCAATGGCGAGAACGTAGGCAAGGATTCCCATATGTACAATTTTGTACTGGAACAGGGCGCGTCTCCTGCCGAAGCAGACCAATTCGCTGCAAATGTCCCGACCTACTGGGGTGACCAGCCTATTGTTGAAGCCCCGGCTTATATAGGTGCGATAATATTTTTTCTTGCCGTGTTGGCCTTATTCAATGATAAGAGGAAAATTAAATATGCTTTTTTGGCAGGCACATTGCTGTCGCTGTTTTTGTCATGGGGCAAGAACTTCCCGGCGCTTACCGACTTCTTTATAAATTATGTGCCGCTTTACGACAAGTTCAGGGCAGTATCATCCATCCAGGTAATACTCGAGCTGTGTATGCCTTTACTGGCATTCATGGGGCTGCAGTCGTTTTTTAAATCCGACAAAGAGCAGCAATGGAAATCACTTTGGATGTCGGGCGCGGTGGTGCTGGGCATTCTTGTATTGCTATTCGTATTCAAGGGCAGCTTCAGTTTTGTCGGCCTGAACGATATGAAATATAAGGAGATGTATGGCGAAATGGGCCAGGCCTTTGTAGATGCATTGCAACAGCAGCGGAAGGACATGTATTCTTCCGACCTCATCCGTTCGTTTATACTTATACTTTTGGCAGCCGCAACATTATGGGCTTTTATCAAAAATAAGCTTTCGGGTACTGTGACTATAATAGTAGTTGGATTATTAGTGGTGGGCGACCTGTTCTTTATCGACAGGAATTACGTGAACAATGAAAATTTTGTATCTGCCAGCAAGGTTGACAGGCCGTTTGAGGCAACACCCGCAGACGAATTCATACTACAGGATACTACTTACTACAGGGTGTATGATTTCCAGGGAAGGTTGCAGGGCCGTACATCCAACTTCCACAACGCAGTAGGGGGATACAGCGCGGTAAGGCCTCGCAGGTTCGAACAGCTGTTCAATTATATTGTAGAGCCGGGTATCGCTAACCTGATGGGTTCTATCGACCAGAAAACAATGTCTATAACTAAGCCGGTTCCTGTGCTTGATATGCTGAATGTAAAGTACATATTGCTGCAATCGCAGGAAGGCGAAGATATTCCGGTTACCAATACGTTTGCCAATGGACCTGCGTGGTTTGTAAGCAGCGTAAAGCCTGTTGATACGGCCGATAAAGAGATACAGTCGCTAAAAGAGATCGACTCCAAAAAAGTCGCGGTTATCAATACGGTGCAGTTCAAAGATGCCGTTAAAAAAACGACCTATCAGGCGGACAGTACTGCCACCATAAAGCTGGTAACACACAAGCCGAATTATTTAAAGTATACTAGTAATAATGCCAATGAAGGCCTGGCCGTATTCTCTGAAACCTATTATGCTGACGGGTGGAATGCCTATATTGATGGCAAGGCAGCGCCGCATTTCAGGGCCGATTATGTGTTGCGTGCCATGAATGTCCCTGCCGGAAAGCACACTATAGAATTCAAATTTGAGCCACAGGTAGTAAAAACAGGAAGCAGGATAGCATTATTCAGCTTTATAGGAATGCTGCTGTTGCTTGTGGCGGGGATCTATTTTGAAACGAAGAAGGCAAAGTCGCAGTCCCAGTCCCAGTTCAAATAG